The Solanum pennellii chromosome 11, SPENNV200 genome contains a region encoding:
- the LOC107003269 gene encoding protein NRT1/ PTR FAMILY 2.7-like has translation MDGESQILKSSAGHGKRGGWITFPFIIATTAGLNIAAAGWMNNLTVYLIEEFGMNSIDAAQVSNIMNGSVNFVPVVAAILADSFFGCFSVVWSSCLISLLGIVLLALTSTIDTLRPQQLCTNGSGICMSPTKLQFAFLYGGIALASIGLGGMRTNIATIGANQFRDSKYQNMFFNWFFFTMYIGTVIGATVIVYIEDNVSWKFGYFVCVAVNFVGLVVFLCGSKFYHYAKLEVSPFTSLVHVIVATISKRKLAIIDESNWYHGPHANVDQTMSNAPSTSFGFLNRAALKCEGDVKQDDSIAKPWRLCTVSEVEDFKSLMRTLPLCSSSIFLSTPIAVLISLSVLQALAMDRHLGPHFQIPAGSIPVIVLITTSIFLTIFDRFLFPAWEKLIGQDVTPFKRIGVGHVLTFIGLGVAALVESKRLSQVRDRDGFRISVLWLVPHLVLIGIGEAFHFPGQVSLYYQEFPTSLKSVSTALTWLVIAISFYVSTALIDLVRRTTSWLPNDINQGRIDKFYWVFAMVGVVNFGYYLLCVWFYKRKVGNKVVDHGASYK, from the exons atggATGGAGAATCACAAATCTTGAAAAGCTCAGCTGGACACGGAAAACGAGGAGGATGGATTACATTCCCTTTTATAATAG CAACGACAGCGGGATTGAACATAGCAGCAGCAGGTTGGATGAATAATTTGACAGTCTACTTAATAGAGGAATTTGGAATGAATAGTATTGATGCAGCTCAAGTTTCTAATATTATGAATGGCTCTGTCAATTTTGTTcctgttgttgctgctattcTTGCTGATTCATTCTTTGGTTGTTTCTCTGTTGTATGGAGTTCTTGTTTAATCTCTCTACTG GGCATAGTTCTCTTAGCTTTAACATCAACAATTGACACATTGAGACCTCAACAACTATGTACAAATGGTTCAGGCATTTGTATGTCAccaacaaaacttcaatttgCCTTCTTATACGGAGGAATCGCGTTAGCCTCCATCGGATTAGGTGGAATGAGAACCAACATAGCAACAATTGGCGCGAACCAGTTTCGCGACTCAAAGTATCAAAACATGTTCTTCAATTGGTTCTTCTTCACCATGTACATTGGTACAGTTATTGGAGCAACTGTTATTGTGTACATAGAAGACAATGTGAGCTGGAAATTTGGGTATTTTGTATGTGTAGCTGTCAATTTTGTTGGTTTAGTTGTTTTCTTATGTGGAAGTAAATTTTACCATTATGCTAAACTTGAAGTTAGTCCTTTTACTAGTTTGGTTCATGTGATTGTGGCAACTATTAGCAAAAGGAAACTTGCAATTATAGATGAGAGTAATTGGTATCATGGACCACATGCCAATGTTGATCAAACCATGTCAAATGCACCTTCAACAAGTTTTGG GTTTTTGAATCGTGCAGCGTTAAAATGTGAAGGAGATGTTAAACAAGACGACTCAATCGCGAAACCATGGAGACTCTGTACTGTAAGTGAAGTAGAGGACTTTAAAAGTCTAATGAGAACTCTGCCATTGTGTTCATCTAGCATATTTCTTTCGACTCCAATCGCGGTCCTAATTAGTTTGTCTGTACTTCAAGCCTTAGCCATGGACAGACATTTAGGACCTCATTTTCAAATTCCAGCTGGTTCAATCCCCGTCATTGTATTAATCACCACCTCGATTTTTCTAACAATATTCGATAGATTTCTCTTCCCCGCGTGGGAAAAATTGATTGGCCAAGATGTTACGCCTTTCAAGCGAATAGGAGTCGGGCATGTGCTTACTTTTATTGGCTTGGGAGTTGCAGCTTTAGTAGAGTCTAAAAGACTAAGTCAAGTCAGAGATAGAGATGGATTCAGGATTTCTGTCTTGTGGCTCGTGCCACATTTAGTTCTTATTGGGATAGGTGAGGCATTTCATTTTCCAGGACAAGTATCATTGTACTATCAAGAATTTCCAACGTCGTTGAAGAGTGTTTCAACTGCCCTAACATGGTTAGTCATCGcgatttcattttatgtgagCACCGCGCTGATTGATCTTGTTCGAAGGACGACTAGTTGGTTACCTAATGACATAAATCAGGGGAGAATTGACAAGTTTTATTGGGTGTTTGCTATGGTTGGAGTGGTGAATTTTGGGTATTATTTACTATGTGTTTGGTTTTACAAGAGAAAAGTTGGGAACAAAGTGGTTGATCATGGTGCATCCTATAAGTGA